A single window of Drosophila suzukii chromosome 3, CBGP_Dsuzu_IsoJpt1.0, whole genome shotgun sequence DNA harbors:
- the Claspin gene encoding claspin, with protein sequence MSESVAETADAAENEEQADDSMEKLEFDEEDEKMVSAEDLLGGKSLMMSDDSENEDISTLKPRKISPKARRQRMMDSDQEEDAVDGGNQDQEQEEPKNKGQKLLDSDEEEEEVFTKSKKKKSAVISSDSEEEQTVAKVKPAKKPKKKASQVDDNREDQEQEEPAKTEKKKRVTKNKKQLQEDQKEDDLEQPAKKEKAKKSEKNKKKRAKPGESQVDKEEDSQMDQEGDQEQEKSVKTQKPKKLTKKKKQQEDTKEEAERNLEQKKPPQKPKAKKLAKAKKETQMDKEESPQMDMDEDSKTDQEEDQKQEKPSIKQKPKKKAKKNNQKVDSEEESQVEIDQKDLEQEKPSKTIKKNKLDIIDDEDMEEADKPKKVTKKNKQKIESDEESGENKDEEMQDQDVKEMDSENEPQVNSDDDDDVQEPPKKAKKNKQRMNSDSEDEIQKNQSEEETTSPKNKLKGLVDSESEPEESIAEISPAKNKLKGLVDSESEAELSNPEESLGEQEAPTEGTKGKPKKPKVVRESAKKAMEGMQAIQSEQQRLHREAHINVPYHQPKPRTLKEFLSRRTINAPLATALAGGSPMPIKQPRKPVGLRMTREELEAYAKLMEDRAKEATEFFKSESEPEDHEDSDNEEPMELKDNPGVLDEVLDNPKTPEQPKKHTEDLTSEAMAENPDMQESMVEDPIIQEEPITSMVADPIIEEEPIASTSAAAALRFTDNFEVHPESEAKSPSKVCLVTEVVELPRLDLSTINITPPSKPATPKISEAIRRLKIEKSSDVSPSLKGDANMVIDLETGDMFAKKPTGVDDLLKRLMKTREAKKHKTTETVNILTTEHGKLEMSKVSIHLHEEEINKDPKPGAGYIKMQEQLKSLITKKRMEDLRKKHAEEQEKMAEDEEEGMDVDEEYEPEDKPGYAEVTINEDEEIVEEAEGLAEEDEEAEEAEADEKAVDDPVEDREEEDNSSESEQESEPEPEPETQTGRKKNRIIKAFEDGNSDEDDLDLLQTPKPSNVAPITATQLQLSAHKLFDAETRRTASDEENELLDLCSGQFPQSQMLSSAAPSVDPAVISQIPMTQFGGSSQAPDELEGLCSGTFATQLPSEIPTQQPEEQEESQEPPVVANRILSSDEEEVKEDATEADKPRNKKLTKKRPKKKAKLGFSDDEESDGDVQEFEEESYEEPVEEIPETFVDYDSEENEIVVEMTKKDRKMRAANFVDKEAELSESEWGSADEDEKNMDNYDIELGDEDQFDRDKLRNELGQIHARKMMDQDIREVRKIKEMLFEEEEEGASRQRQFRWKNVENGFSLDDRRPENGEGNEGSGDEENEHLWRKIRYEREQLLLEKGLKPEAASPLSTTLLNTSTPGNSIRRLNIISSKKTTVEVKKSSPFLISKTVAGKQQKSAVRGSFLVRDQQTLTKLAGLTKGTSGDVDGAESTISVKTAKAKNFVFATLTEEEHENRKRKAADLLNSSTETGVNFMKKPRLEPRREKCLIDQLL encoded by the exons ATGAGCGAATCGGTTGCAGAAACTGCAGATGCAGCGGAAAATGAGGAGCAGGCCGACGACTCGATGGAAAAGCTGGAGTTCGACGAGGAAGACGAGAAGATGGTCTCCGCCGAAGATTTACTGGGTGGCAAGAGTTTGATGATGTCGGACGACAGCGAAAATGAAGATATATCCACGCTGAAGCCCCGGAAGATCTCACCCAAGGCCAGGCGCCAAAGGATGATGGACAGTGATCAGGAGGAGGATGCAGTGGATGGAGGGAATCAAGATCAAGAGCAGGAGGAGCCCAAAAACAAGGGACAAAAGCTGCTGGACAGCGacgaagaggaggaggaggtgttCACCAAGTCCAAAAAGAAGAAATCCGCCGTCATAAGCTCGGATAGCGAGGAGGAGCAAACGGTGGCCAAGGTGAAACCTGCCAAGAAACCCAAGAAAAAGGCATCCCAGGTGGATGACAACAGAGAGGATCAGGAGCAGGAGGAACCTGCAAAGACAGAGAAGAAAAAGAGGGTAACCAAGAACAAGAAGCAGCTGCAGGAGGACCAAAAGGAGGACGACCTGGAGCAACCTGCTAAGAAGGAGAAGGCAAAAAAGTCTGAAAAGAATAAAAAGAAAAGGGCCAAACCAGGAGAATCCCAAGTGGACAAGGAGGAGGACTCCCAAATGGATCAGGAAGGAGACCAGGAACAAGAAAAATCCGTCAAGACACAAAAACCTAAGAAGCTGaccaagaagaagaagcaaCAAGAGGACACTAAGgaggaagcagaaagaaaTCTGGAGCAGAAGAAACCTCCTCAGAAACCAAAAGCAAAGAAGTTAGCCAAAGCTAAGAAGGAAACCCAAATGGACAAAGAGGAAAGCCCCCAAATGGACATGGATGAGGACTCCAAAACGGACCAAGAAGAAGATCAAAAGCAGGAGAAGCCATCCATAAAACAAAAGCCCAAGAAGAAGGCCAagaaaaataatcaaaaagtGGACAGTGAGGAGGAGTCACAGGTGGAAATTGATCAGAAAGATCTGGAGCAGGAAAAGCCATCCAAAACAATCAAGAAAAATAAGTTGGATATAATTGACGATGAGGATATGGAAGAAGCAGATAAACCTAAAAAGGTAACcaagaaaaataaacaaaaaatagaaAGCGATGAGGAGTCAGGCGAGAACAAAGATGAAGAAATGCAGGATCAGGATGTCAAGGAAATGGACAGCGAGAACGAGCCACAGGTCAACAGcgatgacgatgacgatgTCCAGGAACCTCCCAAAAAAGCaaagaaaaataaacaacGAATGAACAGTGACAGCGAAGATGAGATCCAGAAGAATCAAAGCGAAGAGGAGACCACTTCACCCAAAAACAAACTCAAAGGATTGGTAGACTCCGAATCTGAGCCAGAAGAGTCCATTGCAGAAATCAGTCCTGCCAAGAACAAACTCAAGGGCTTGGTGGACTCCGAATCCGAAGCAGAGCTCAGCAATCCAGAGGAATCTCTAGGGGAACAGGAAGCACCCACTGAAGGTACCAAAGGAAAACCTAAGAAACCTAAAGTTGTGCGC GAATCGGCTAAGAAAGCAATGGAAGGTATGCAGGCCATTCAAAGTGAACAACAGCGTCTGCATCGGGAGGCTCACATCAATGTGCCCTATCATCAGCCGAAACCCAGAACTCTGAAGGAATTCCTCAGTCGACGAACAATCAACGCTCCTTTGGCCACCGCGCTGGCTGGAGGAAGTCCCATGCCCATCAAACAGCCCAGAAAGCCAGTAGGACTTCGAATGACCCGAGAGGAGTTGGAAGCTTATGC GAAACTAATGGAGGACCGTGCCAAAGAGGCCACAGAGTTTTTTAAATCGGAATCAGAGCCAGAGGATCATGAGGATTCAGACAACGAAGAGCCCATGGAGCTAAAGGACAATCCAGGTGTCTTGGATGAGGTGCTGGATAATCCAAAAACGCCAGAACAACCGAAAAAGCATACAGAAGATCTGACCAGCGAAGCAATGGCGGAAAACCCCGACATGCAGGAATCAATGGTGGAAGATCCCATCATACAAGAAGAACCCATTACATCAATGGTGGCAGATCCCATCATAGAAGAAGAACCCATTGCATCCACCTCCGCAGCAGCTGCTCTCAGATTCACTGATAACTTCGAAGTCCACCCGGAGAGTGAGGCGAAATCTCCCAGCAAAGTTTGTCTGGTTACAGAAGTGGTGGAACTGCCTAGGCTGGACTTGAGCACCATCAACATAACACCGCCCTCTAAGCCAGCCACGCCAAAGATCAGCGAAGCCATTCGGCGGCTGAAGATCGAGAAGAGCTCGGATGTGAGTCCTTCACTAAAGGGTGATGCCAACATGGTGATTGACCTGGAAACGGGAGATATGTTCGCCAAGAAACCAACTGGAGTGGATGATTTGCTGAAACGTCTGATGAAAACGCGTGAAGCCAAAAAACACAAGACCACAGAGACCGTCAA CATCCTTACCACTGAGCATGGAAAACTGGAGATGTCAAAGGTGAGCATTCACCTGCACGAAGAGGAAATCAATAAGGATCCCAAACCCGGGGCGGGTTACATAAAAATGCAGGAGCAGCTCAAATCTCTAATCACTAAGAAACGCATGGAAGACTTGCGCAAGAAGCACGCCGAAGAACAGGAGAAAATGGCTGAAGATGAGGAGGAGGGAATGGATGTGGATGAGGAGTACGAACCGGAAGATAAACCTGGCTACGCAGAAGTTACCATAAACGAAGATGAGGAGATTGTTGAGGAAGCTGAGGGCCTTGCCGAGGAGGACGAGGAGGCAGAAGAAGCTGAGGCAGACGAAAAAGCAGTGGACGATCCAGTTGAAGACCGTGAGGAAGAGGATAACAGCAGTGAGAGTGAGCAGGAAAGCGAGCCCGAGCCAGAGCCTGAAACGCAAACTGGCAGGAAAAAGAACCGGATCATTAAAGCCTTCGAGGACGGCAACTCCGATGAAGATGATCTCGACCTGCTGCAAACTCCCAAGCCAAGCAATGTTGCTCCCATAACGGCCACCCAATTGCAATTATCCGCTCATAAGCTTTTCGATGCGGAGACCCGGCGCACGGCCAGCGACGAGGAAAACGAGCTGCTCGACCTCTGCTCCGGCCAGTTCCCACAATCCCAGATGCTTTCCTCCGCTGCACCCTCTGTGGACCCAGCTGTCATCAGTCAGATTCCCATGACACAGTTTGGAGGCAGCAGCCAGGCACCCGATGAACTGGAGGGTCTGTGCTCGGGCACTTTTGCCACCCAGCTGCCATCGGAAATACCCACTCAGCAACCAGAGGAGCAGGAAGAATCCCAAGAGCCGCCAGTGGTGGCCAACAGAATTCTGTCAAGCGATGAGGAGGAGGTCAAAGAGGACGCCACTGAAGCCGATAAGCCACGCAACAAAAAACTCACAAAGAAGAGGCCAAAGAAGAAGGCCAAACTAGGTTTCTCCGATGATGAAGAAAGCGATGGTGATGTCCAGGAGTTCGAGGAAGAAAGCTATGAAGAACCAGTTGAGGAAATCCCAGAAACCTTTGTGGACTACGATTCCGAGGAGAATGAAATTGTCGTTGAAATGACCAAGAAAGATCGCAAAATGCGAGCCGCCAACTTTGTGGACAAGGAAGCTGAGCTATCTGAATCCGAATGGGGATCTGCTGATGAGGACGAAAAGAACATGGATAACTATGATATAGAATTGGGCGACGAAGATCAGTTTGATCGCGATAAGCTGCGGAACGAACTGGGCCAGATTCATGC TCGTAAAATGATGGACCAGGATATTCGGGAGGTGCGCAAGATCAAGGAAATGCTCTTCGAAGAGGAAGAAGAGGGAGCAAGTCGACAGCGCCAGTTCCGTTGGAAGAACGTGGAGAATGGTTTCAGCCTAGATGACCGCCGTCCGGAGAATGGTGAAGGAAACGAGGGCAGTGGCGATGAGGAGAACGAGCATCTGTGGAGAAAAATTCGTTATGAACGCGAGCAGCTCCTGTTAGAAAAGGGCCTGAAACCG GAGGCAGCCTCTCCACTCTCCACAACCTTGTTAAATACCAGTACCCCTGGTAATTCCATTCGCCGACTAAACATAATCTCCTCCAAAAAGACAACTGTGGAGGTGAAGAAGAGTTCCCCATTCCTGATCTCAAAAACAGTAGCTGGCAAGCAGCAGAAGAGTGCAGTTCGTGGTTCTTTCCTGGTTCGGGACCAGCAGACGCTCACCAAACTGGCAGGCCTTACCAAAGGAACCTCTGGCGATGTCGACGGAGCGGAGAGCACTATTTCCGTAAAGACAGCAAAGGCCAAAAACTTTGTGTTCGCCACGCTAACGGAAGAGGAGCATGAG AATCGCAAACGAAAAGCAGCCGATTTACTCAACAGCAGCACTGAAACGGGAGTGAACTTCATGAAGAAACCACGATTGGAACCTCGGAGGGAGAAGTGCCTTATAGATCAGCTTCTTTAG